One stretch of Arthrobacter polaris DNA includes these proteins:
- a CDS encoding MarR family winged helix-turn-helix transcriptional regulator produces MGDFVDKARQGWAQARPELEVSSIEVMGRIGRIGALTAHRAGRDLAPAGVTRAEFDVLCTLARAGSPVRASEVTEATMLSGASTTXNADRLLKRGLIERLPWERDGRVVLMALTPLGQELVDNEFPKFLQRDRDMLAGLSVKEEAQLAALLRKVALTVEAAH; encoded by the coding sequence ATGGGCGACTTTGTCGACAAGGCACGCCAGGGGTGGGCTCAAGCTCGTCCGGAGCTGGAAGTCTCCAGCATTGAGGTCATGGGTAGGATCGGGCGGATCGGGGCCCTCACCGCCCACAGGGCAGGCCGCGATCTAGCGCCGGCCGGTGTGACACGGGCCGAATTTGATGTGCTGTGCACCCTTGCCCGCGCCGGGAGCCCCGTCCGGGCCAGTGAAGTCACCGAGGCCACCATGCTCAGCGGCGCCTCCACCACANAAAATGCAGACAGGCTACTCAAGCGCGGGCTCATTGAACGGCTGCCGTGGGAACGGGACGGCCGTGTGGTGTTGATGGCGTTGACGCCGCTGGGCCAAGAGCTCGTTGACAACGAATTTCCGAAGTTCCTACAACGCGACCGGGACATGTTAGCGGGCCTCAGCGTCAAGGAAGAAGCTCAACTGGCGGCCCTCTTGCGCAAGGTGGCCCTCACCGTGGAAGCAGCGCACTAG
- a CDS encoding FUSC family protein, producing MTTTTRMRHSGTALAHAASATTWRKSLRLRRADAVFAPSMKVGITATVVLVAGGLTGQQHLVGLAALGALVSAFGRYQPYGRLARQLAMVAVSLLVATGVGALMGAAGVAPWLAIVVLSLIAGLASHIFHAFKITGPGAVILVFAASAGTSTAHSFADVGPVLLAVFLGALVGWLVALAPVLFFPMGPARLATARAVGAVVRWGANPGTATEAVGRRDTGPRDAGLREAALLAVDTARDSVSISATXPGPQKKRAAVLAHHAHALDLLLAEASAVLGTAAPSAESLERLARHETTLRKVRGLAKPARAAITPGPGAXPHLFPTARTALLSKDSLSQALRMAAASALAGWAAVVLGLEHPLWASMGAVAALQGLNYSITVQRSIQRLVGNALGAVVALALLSMPLGFWPAVAMVIVFQVLAELLVMTNYTLTTIVVTPMALIMTGLGQQLAPAAAFARVGDTLVGVVIGVLVAALSISLSDRHHLGARR from the coding sequence ATGACCACAACTACCCGCATGCGCCATTCCGGCACAGCACTCGCCCATGCCGCCTCGGCCACAACGTGGAGGAAATCCCTGCGTCTGCGACGTGCCGATGCTGTCTTCGCCCCGTCCATGAAGGTGGGAATTACGGCAACTGTGGTGCTGGTGGCCGGAGGTCTGACGGGCCAGCAGCACCTTGTTGGACTGGCCGCACTGGGAGCGCTGGTCTCAGCATTTGGCCGTTACCAGCCCTATGGCCGACTGGCCCGGCAACTGGCCATGGTGGCGGTGAGCCTGCTTGTCGCTACCGGGGTGGGCGCTCTGATGGGCGCAGCAGGAGTTGCACCGTGGCTGGCCATAGTGGTGCTTTCGTTGATCGCCGGGCTGGCCTCCCACATCTTCCACGCCTTCAAGATCACCGGACCNGGGGCTGTCATCCTGGTCTTTGCCGCGTCCGCCGGCACCAGCACGGCCCATTCCTTCGCCGATGTTGGCCCCGTCCTGCTGGCAGTGTTCCTCGGCGCATTGGTCGGCTGGCTGGTTGCCCTGGCACCGGTTCTGTTTTTCCCCATGGGACCTGCCCGGCTAGCCACGGCCCGGGCCGTTGGCGCGGTGGTCCGGTGGGGAGCAAATCCCGGCACCGCCACGGAAGCAGTTGGACGGCGCGACACGGGCCCCAGGGACGCTGGACTACGGGAAGCGGCACTGCTGGCCGTGGACACGGCCAGGGATTCAGTGTCCATCAGCGCCACCAGNCCGGGTCCCCAGAAAAAGCGAGCCGCCGTATTGGCCCACCATGCCCACGCGCTAGACCTGCTGCTGGCAGAAGCCTCCGCCGTGCTTGGCACCGCGGCCCCGTCGGCGGAAAGCCTGGAACGCCTGGCCCGGCACGAAACCACACTTCGCAAGGTGCGCGGCCTCGCAAAACCAGCCCGGGCGGCAATCACACCCGGCCCCGGTGCGNNGCCCCACTTGTTCCCCACAGCCCGCACGGCCCTGCTGTCGAAGGACTCGCTGAGCCAGGCGCTGCGCATGGCTGCTGCGTCGGCGCTGGCCGGATGGGCCGCCGTCGTGCTTGGCCTTGAACACCCGCTGTGGGCGTCGATGGGTGCCGTTGCCGCGTTGCAGGGCCTAAACTACAGCATCACCGTCCAACGCTCCATCCAGCGCTTGGTGGGCAATGCGCTCGGAGCGGTGGTGGCGTTGGCTCTGCTGTCGATGCCCTTGGGGTTTTGGCCGGCCGTGGCCATGGTCATCGTNTTTCAAGTGCTCGCCGAACTGCTCGTCATGACCAACTACACGCTGACCACCATCGTGGTGACCCCGATGGCCCTGATCATGACCGGCCTGGGGCAGCAGCTGGCCCCTGCCGCAGCCTTTGCCCGTGTTGGGGACACCCTGGTGGGCGTGGTTATCGGTGTTCTGGTGGCGGCTCTGAGCATTTCCCTTTCAGACCGCCACCACCTTGGAGCCCGGCGCTGA
- a CDS encoding DUF2809 domain-containing protein, which yields MAFVQTPKSRRLALLFAATDVAILGLAIHXFLEGEISGLISDALYTVLLYLVLALILPTARRHWLALAAFGVSTFIEIAQLTGVPAALAESFAPSRLVFGTTFSALDLVAYAVGAAVVYCADKFLSGAHPSAQSSCVQHNRNSPWARLVPPLKEIKCLMW from the coding sequence ATGGCATTTGTGCAAACTCCCAAGTCCCGGCGCCTAGCGCTGCTCTTTGCTGCAACCGATGTGGCAATTCTGGGGCTGGCGATCCATNTTTTCCTCGAAGGTGAGATTTCCGGCCTCATCTCCGACGCCCTGTACACGGTTCTGCTCTATCTGGTCCTGGCGCTGATTCTGCCCACGGCACGCAGGCATTGGCTGGCGCTCGCCGCCTTTGGTGTCAGCACGTTCATCGAAATTGCCCAGCTGACGGGTGTCCCGGCAGCACTGGCGGAGAGCTTCGCGCCGTCGCGCTTGGTCTTTGGGACCACCTTCTCAGCACTAGACCTGGTGGCCTACGCAGTGGGTGCCGCCGTGGTGTACTGTGCCGATAAATTCCTATCAGGAGCGCATCCCAGCGCACAGTCCAGTTGCGTGCAACACAACCGGAATAGCCCTTGGGCGCGGCTGGTTCCACCACTGAAGGAGATAAAATGCTTGATGTGGTGA
- the thiO gene encoding glycine oxidase ThiO, with protein MTEIISTDVAVIGGGIVGLGIAWEAQRSGRSVTVIDPAPATGATFAAAGMLAXVSELHYQEEALLELTLASAARWPDFVASLPVNAPTGFNTSPTLVLGADPADRKALADLREVQRQHGLDVTQLSIKEARAAEPMVGPHISCAYKVQADHQVDPRALADVLCTQLLLAAAEHGRGDPERTFVAQAAVSLLHADRGDTHSAVVGVELADGTEVHAREVVVANGLXAPQLAGLPEGLKLPVRAVHGDILRLNVPTHLRPLTTATIRGLVRGLPVYIVPRGDGTVVIGASSREDGSAGVSAGXVHQLLRDAQVLVPAVAELELLEMTARARPGTPDNAPLLGRVAGADGKDIAGLIIATGFFRHGVLLTXIAALIVRQLLGNITDLAWLPFRPDRFSELPDSAERIGLHNNQGQHSSHDTKETP; from the coding sequence ATGACAGAAATTATTAGCACCGACGTGGCTGTCATTGGCGGCGGCATCGTCGGCCTTGGCATTGCCTGGGAAGCCCAACGCTCCGGTCGCAGTGTCACGGTCATCGACCCGGCACCTGCCACCGGCGCCACATTTGCGGCCGCCGGAATGCTGGCCNCCGTCAGTGAACTCCACTACCAGGAAGAAGCGCTGCTGGAGCTGACGCTTGCCTCGGCCGCCCGCTGGCCGGACTTTGTGGCCTCGCTGCCGGTGAATGCGCCGACTGGTTTCAACACGTCCCCGACTCTTGTCCTGGGTGCGGACCCGGCCGACCGTAAGGCCCTGGCGGATCTCCGCGAGGTCCAACGCCAGCACGGCCTGGACGTCACGCAGCTGAGCATCAAGGAGGCTCGCGCCGCCGAACCCATGGTGGGCCCGCACATCTCCTGCGCCTACAAGGTTCAAGCGGACCACCAGGTGGATCCGCGCGCCCTTGCCGACGTGCTGTGCACCCAACTGCTGCTGGCCGCCGCTGAACATGGCAGGGGCGATCCGGAGCGAACCTTTGTGGCCCAGGCTGCCGTGAGCTTGCTGCATGCGGATCGGGGCGATACCCATTCGGCCGTGGTTGGAGTCGAGCTCGCCGACGGCACAGAAGTCCACGCCCGCGAGGTCGTCGTGGCCAACGGGCTGNGGGCGCCGCAGCTGGCCGGATTGCCGGAGGGGCTCAAACTCCCGGTGCGCGCCGTCCACGGCGACATTTTGCGCCTGAACGTTCCAACCCATTTGCGTCCGCTGACCACGGCCACCATCCGCGGCTTGGTGCGCGGGCTGCCCGTGTACATCGTCCCGCGCGGGGACGGCACCGTGGTGATTGGGGCGAGCAGCCGTGAAGACGGATCGGCTGGCGTGAGCGCCGGGNGAGTGCACCAGCTGCTGCGCGACGCCCAGGTTTTGGTCCCTGCCGTGGCCGAACTCGAGCTTCTGGAAATGACAGCCCGCGCCCGGCCCGGCACCCCGGACAACGCACCGCTGCTGGGCCGGGTGGCCGGAGCCGACGGCAAGGACATTGCCGGGCTCATCATCGCCACGGGCTTCTTCCGCCACGGCGTGCTGCTGACCNCCATTGCGGCCCTGATTGTGCGGCAATTGCTGGGCAACATCACGGACCTGGCCTGGCTGCCCTTCCGCCCGGATAGATTCTCTGAACTACCCGATTCCGCCGAGCGCATCGGCCTACACAATAACCAAGGCCAGCACAGCAGCCATGACACGAAGGAGACACCATGA
- the thiE gene encoding thiamine phosphate synthase: MSPTSAIHDKSSATATPTLDTARLYLCTDAREKXGDFAEXLRAAYAGGVDIIQLRDKSLEAAAELELLAVLKSVAQECGKLWAVNDRADVAMLSGAPVFHVGXKDLPLPAARSLVGSGVSVGLSCHDPAQATAAAANPNTDYFCVGPVWATPTKPGRSAVGLSLVEHAASLSTTKPWFAIGGVELGNLDQVVAAGASRIVVVRAITEASDPTAAAQELLSRLPALG; encoded by the coding sequence ATGAGCCCAACTTCTGCCATCCATGACAAATCATCCGCAACAGCCACNCCCACCCTCGATACAGCCAGGTTGTATTTGTGCACCGACGCACGGGAGAAGCANGGGGATTTCGCCGAATTNTTGCGGGCTGCGTACGCAGGCGGNGTGGACATCATCCAGCTGCGTGACAAGTCCCTGGAGGCTGCGGCGGAGCTTGAACTGCTGGCCGTACTGAAGTCCGTGGCGCAGGAATGCGGCAAGTTGTGGGCCGTCAATGACAGGGCCGACGTCGCCATGCTTAGCGGCGCACCCGTGTTCCATGTGGGCCANAAGGATCTGCCGCTGCCTGCCGCGCGCTCCCTGGTGGGCTCCGGCGTCTCGGTCGGTTTGTCCTGCCACGACCCCGCCCAGGCCACTGCCGCCGCAGCCAACCCCAACACCGACTACTTCTGCGTGGGTCCGGTGTGGGCCACNCCTACCAAGCCGGGCCGGTCCGCCGTGGGGCTGTCGCTGGTGGAGCACGCTGCTTCGTTAAGCACCACCAAGCCGTGGTTCGCCATTGGCGGGGTGGAGCTGGGCAATCTCGATCAGGTGGTCGCCGCGGGTGCCTCACGCATTGTGGTGGTGCGTGCCATTACCGAGGCCTCAGATCCGACGGCGGCTGCCCAAGAGCTGCTCTCTCGCCTGCCAGCACTGGGGTAG
- a CDS encoding serine/threonine-protein kinase: protein MQLAQTGEALGASYRFVKRVGAGAVGEVWTVTSADGXTFAAKVLRPEHANDPSLVERFVRERSVLLGLADPHIVTVRDMVVEGARLAIVMDYIAGGSLXEVVKGNGPLRPVDALNLTAEVFDALAAAHARGVTHRDIKPDNVLLVREWSAYEPGDVRVSDFGIAGVVGEGNHQSTGLMGTPLYMPPELISQGDSGPAGDVYSTGILLYELLAGRTXXAGPGTDFSIAYRHVSSLPPRIPVADXGWEILARLLSKDAAKRPTAGEAAAIIRQLVPGLAGSAALVLAEAPAEFADAARPATVLRSAFTDEERAIXAPATPTDQDVSAPELGPAGSATIARPMPRRDAAPAQEGHLVPFWRTRKALILAGSGVLLITAVVVGLVLLVPGKQKMXPKASGEQVSTQLQDTALPTGLTISRAAAYDPSSGQVRLTLSYAAQKAPLSGDFLEVIXGLNNEDVCPAVTWSEASASRNQASISGLDVACGWKITGLKVPAGGSVTATATVTVSPADQQGIDVWLRGVSSATTDAVQDTTVKGMAYPVQRLQSVEVRTXTRVVTPSPLKITLVPVWASGADELNPLYVSPASGKPSQMLEAVAGGESGLRFSDGCGGALAVDSSGLTVTALQISPQCTVRASVGNFTELHSPNFGITSRENFTG from the coding sequence ATGCAGTTGGCACAGACGGGTGAGGCGCTGGGAGCGTCCTACCGCTTTGTTAAGCGGGTAGGCGCCGGGGCTGTTGGTGAGGTCTGGACCGTCACCTCTGCTGACGGANAAACCTTTGCTGCCAAAGTCCTGCGACCCGAACACGCCAACGATCCTTCCTTAGTGGAACGCTTTGTCCGGGAACGCTCGGTGCTTCTAGGGCTGGCGGATCCGCACATTGTCACTGTCCGGGACATGGTGGTGGAGGGTGCACGGCTGGCCATTGTTATGGACTACATTGCTGGTGGCTCATTANGGGAGGTAGTCAAGGGAAACGGCCCACTGCGACCTGTGGACGCGCTGAACCTCACAGCTGAAGTCTTCGATGCACTGGCGGCCGCCCATGCACGTGGTGTCACACACCGCGATATCAAGCCTGATAACGTACTGCTGGTCCGTGAATGGTCAGCATATGAACCGGGCGACGTGCGGGTTTCTGACTTCGGGATCGCAGGTGTTGTGGGCGAGGGGAACCACCAGAGTACTGGGCTCATGGGCACGCCGCTGTATATGCCCCCAGAGCTCATCAGCCAGGGTGACTCGGGGCCTGCTGGAGATGTCTATTCCACCGGTATTCTTCTCTACGAGCTTCTTGCGGGGCGCACCNCTNTTGCCGGGCCGGGTACTGATTTCAGCATTGCGTACCGGCATGTCTCGTCGTTGCCGCCGCGTATTCCGGTGGCTGACGNNGGGTGGGAAATACTGGCTAGGCTCCTGTCTAAAGACGCAGCCAAACGTCCCACGGCAGGGGAGGCGGCGGCAATTATCCGGCAGCTGGTGCCCGGACTCGCTGGCAGCGCCGCACTTGTGCTGGCTGAGGCACCCGCGGAATTTGCTGATGCTGCCCGTCCTGCCACGGTGCTCCGCAGCGCCTTCACGGACGAAGAACGAGCGATTNTTGCTCCAGCAACACCCACCGATCAGGACGTCTCTGCACCGGAGCTCGGTCCGGCTGGTAGTGCAACAATTGCCCGTCCCATGCCCCGCCGGGATGCGGCCCCTGCGCAGGAGGGCCATCTCGTTCCATTCTGGCGGACGAGGAAGGCACTGATTCTGGCAGGGTCCGGTGTTCTGCTCATCACTGCGGTGGTGGTCGGTTTAGTGCTTCTGGTTCCCGGCAAACAAAAGATGNGACCCAAGGCATCGGGCGAACAGGTGTCCACACAGCTCCAGGACACTGCGCTGCCCACCGGGCTGACCATCTCCCGCGCGGCGGCGTACGATCCCTCGTCAGGCCAAGTCCGTCTGACTCTGTCCTATGCGGCGCAGAAGGCACCTCTTTCCGGTGACTTCCTGGAGGTCATCNCGGGTTTGAACAATGAGGACGTGTGCCCGGCAGTGACGTGGAGCGAGGCGTCAGCGTCCCGGAACCAGGCCTCAATTTCAGGCCTAGACGTTGCCTGCGGCTGGAAGATCACCGGACTGAAAGTACCGGCGGGTGGGTCTGTCACTGCCACGGCCACAGTCACGGTGTCACCGGCGGACCAGCAGGGAATTGACGTGTGGCTGCGCGGAGTCTCCAGCGCCACAACTGACGCTGTTCAGGACACCACCGTAAAGGGCATGGCCTACCCTGTTCAACGGCTGCAAAGTGTTGAGGTCCGGACCNCCACGCGTGTGGTAACTCCTAGCCCGCTGAAGATCACGCTGGTGCCCGTGTGGGCCAGTGGCGCCGATGAGCTGAATCCGCTCTACGTCAGTCCCGCCTCCGGTAAACCCTCGCAGATGCTCGAAGCAGTAGCTGGTGGCGAGTCCGGGCTGCGGTTCTCTGATGGCTGTGGTGGGGCACTGGCCGTGGACAGCTCAGGCCTGACCGTGACAGCCCTGCAGATCTCACCGCAGTGCACGGTGCGGGCCAGTGTTGGTAACTTCACCGAGCTGCATTCACCTAACTTCGGGATCACCTCACGGGAGAACTTCACCGGCTGA
- a CDS encoding LexA family protein, producing the protein MDLVAPAPPNMAPSGFPSXAQDYFHGGIDLNKHLIRDRTCTFIMRVSGGSMAGTGIADGDEIIVDRSLTXRDGSVVVVIVEGELLIRRLLMDHGAPSLATHPADAPFPTSVAVPAGELAVWXVVTRCLHHV; encoded by the coding sequence ATGGACCTTGTGGCACCGGCGCCGCCCAACATGGCTCCCAGCGGGTTCCCTTCCNCAGCCCAGGACTATTTTCACGGCGGGATCGACCTGAACAAGCACCTGATCCGGGACCGCACCTGCACCTTCATCATGCGCGTCTCCGGCGGATCCATGGCCGGCACGGGCATTGCGGACGGCGACGAGATCATTGTGGACCGCTCCCTCACCNCGCGCGACGGCTCGGTGGTGGTGGTCATCGTGGAGGGTGAGTTACTGATCCGCCGCCTGTTGATGGACCACGGCGCACCCTCCTTGGCCACGCATCCCGCCGATGCGCCGTTCCCGACTTCCGTGGCTGTGCCGGCCGGGGAGCTTGCTGTGTGGNGCGTGGTTACCCGGTGCCTGCACCATGTCTAG
- a CDS encoding Y-family DNA polymerase — protein MSTSQIALVDVNNFXVSCERVFDPALEGRPVVVLSNNDGCVVARSQEAKDLGIATGTPWFQLRAQAKAWGLVARSSNYELYGDLSARVMEVVGRFGTWQEVYSIDESFVGLVXEQAQVQAVARRIRAAVMMHVGVPVCVGVASTKTLAKFANRIAKQNPALAGVCTVDAMPAGQIDYIQQRVPASGLWGVGGRTSARLKLMGIESIADLKAADPTLIRKKFSVVLQRTVLELNGTECIPHSEERVDKAQIVFSRSFSTXVTTVAGMEEVAAVYAQRGATRLHEAGLCASSMTVTAGTSRFAAGEGSFPAATIRFSTPTRDPIVLVRAAVAAMAQGAVXGASYLRAGVMFHGLEPAAGPAMLDVFAQDINQPDVXDVLGEVRSKFGNLSIGIGVGGLAQAPVWSMKREHSSPRYTTEWDELPVVRA, from the coding sequence ATGAGCACCTCCCAAATTGCCCTGGTGGACGTGAACAACTTTNATGTCTCCTGCGAACGAGTGTTTGACCCGGCGCTGGAAGGCCGTCCCGTCGTCGTACTATCCAACAACGACGGTTGTGTCGTGGCGCGCTCGCAGGAGGCCAAGGATTTAGGTATTGCCACAGGTACCCCGTGGTTTCAGCTGCGGGCCCAGGCGAAAGCGTGGGGTCTGGTGGCACGCTCGAGCAACTATGAGCTGTATGGGGATTTGAGTGCCCGGGTGATGGAAGTGGTAGGCCGTTTTGGCACGTGGCAGGAGGTTTACTCCATTGACGAATCGTTCGTGGGGCTGGTGNGGGAGCAAGCACAGGTCCAGGCTGTGGCACGAAGAATCCGGGCGGCTGTGATGATGCACGTGGGCGTGCCGGTATGCGTGGGTGTAGCGTCCACGAAGACGCTGGCAAAGTTCGCCAACAGAATCGCCAAACAAAACCCTGCGCTGGCCGGAGTGTGCACCGTAGATGCCATGCCGGCGGGGCAGATCGATTACATTCAGCAACGTGTGCCGGCCTCCGGGTTGTGGGGTGTGGGCGGGCGAACATCCGCACGGCTGAAACTCATGGGCATTGAGAGCATTGCCGACCTCAAAGCAGCGGACCCCACTCTCATTAGGAAGAAGTTCTCTGTAGTGCTCCAACGCACCGTGCTGGAGCTGAACGGAACCGAGTGCATCCCGCACAGCGAAGAACGCGTGGACAAGGCGCAGATTGTGTTTTCACGTAGCTTTTCCACCNCCGTCACCACGGTGGCCGGGATGGAGGAGGTTGCGGCCGTCTACGCTCAGCGCGGTGCTACCCGGCTGCACGAGGCGGGGCTGTGTGCCTCATCCATGACGGTGACCGCCGGAACTAGCCGTTTCGCAGCCGGGGAAGGTAGTTTTCCAGCAGCCACCATCCGCTTCAGCACGCCCACCCGGGATCCGATTGTGCTGGTGCGTGCAGCCGTCGCCGCCATGGCCCAAGGCGCAGTGNGAGGGGCGTCCTATTTGCGGGCCGGTGTCATGTTCCACGGGCTGGAGCCTGCAGCTGGACCGGCGATGCTTGACGTCTTTGCCCAGGACATCAACCAGCCGGATGTGNGGGACGTGCTGGGTGAGGTGCGCAGCAAATTTGGCAACCTGTCCATCGGCATCGGTGTGGGCGGACTTGCGCAGGCGCCAGTGTGGTCCATGAAACGTGAACACTCATCTCCGCGCTACACCACTGAATGGGATGAACTACCAGTAGTGCGCGCCTGA
- a CDS encoding FAD-dependent oxidoreductase, translated as MLDVVIIGAGQAGLSAAYYLARQGLRPETDFVVLDANHGPXGAWLHRWSSLTLGAAHAVHDLXGMKLPAANPAEPASAVISRYYGGYEKEFSLPVHRPVKVHAVRTVPVPSIPTPDGGLVVETDSGTFTARLVINATGTWDKPHWPYYPXVESFAGQQLHTHDFRSVDDFTRQRVLVVGGGTSAVQFLLQLAQAGVETAWSTRRAPEFTSSEFTADWXRDIERRVNERTAAGLPPLSVVGVTGIPLTRQYQNGIASGTLLSRXPLQRLTPDGAVFKDGTSFDADVILWATGFRAALDHLTPLKLRAAGGGIVMDGVKVAREPRLLMVGYGASASTLGASXAGRAAALAALDRLSVCA; from the coding sequence ATGCTTGATGTGGTGATTATTGGGGCAGGGCAGGCCGGACTGTCGGCCGCGTATTATCTGGCCAGGCAGGGACTGCGGCCCGAGACGGACTTTGTGGTGCTCGACGCCAATCACGGACCGNGAGGCGCGTGGCTGCACCGCTGGTCCTCGCTGACCCTGGGTGCCGCACACGCCGTTCATGATCTCNCCGGTATGAAGCTTCCCGCTGCCAATCCAGCTGAGCCAGCGTCCGCAGTGATCTCCCGTTACTACGGTGGTTACGAAAAGGAATTCTCGCTGCCAGTGCACCGGCCCGTGAAGGTCCATGCAGTGCGCACTGTTCCCGTGCCCAGCATCCCTACGCCCGACGGCGGCTTGGTGGTGGAGACGGACTCCGGTACCTTTACCGCACGGCTTGTCATCAATGCCACCGGCACTTGGGACAAGCCGCATTGGCCGTATTATCCGNGGGTTGAGAGCTTTGCTGGGCAGCAACTGCACACCCATGATTTCCGGTCCGTGGACGATTTCACAAGGCAGCGGGTCCTGGTGGTGGGTGGTGGCACATCGGCCGTGCAGTTCCTGCTACAACTGGCCCAAGCTGGTGTAGAGACGGCCTGGTCCACGCGCCGTGCGCCGGAGTTCACCTCCAGCGAGTTCACCGCGGACTGGNGGCGCGACATTGAGCGCCGCGTCAATGAACGCACCGCTGCTGGCCTGCCGCCACTGAGTGTTGTGGGTGTGACGGGGATTCCTTTAACACGGCAGTACCAAAACGGCATCGCCTCCGGAACACTGCTGTCCCGGNGGCCGCTGCAGCGTCTCACCCCGGATGGTGCAGTGTTCAAGGACGGCACCAGCTTTGACGCCGACGTCATCCTGTGGGCCACCGGTTTTCGCGCGGCCTTGGATCATTTGACCCCGCTAAAGCTACGCGCAGCAGGCGGTGGCATCGTCATGGACGGGGTAAAGGTGGCCCGGGAGCCAAGGTTGCTCATGGTGGGCTACGGCGCTTCCGCCTCAACCTTGGGCGCAAGCNGGGCAGGCCGGGCGGCTGCACTGGCCGCCCTTGACCGGCTGAGTGTCTGTGCCTGA
- a CDS encoding LLM class flavin-dependent oxidoreductase, which yields MTLPISILDLAHIGDDGIAASFRASVELAQQAEGWGYTRIWYAEHHNMPSIASSATSVLIAHVAANTTTIRLGSGGIMLPNHSPLQIAEQFGTLETLHPGRIDLGLGRAPGSDQNTMRALRRDPSAADTFXXDVQELQAYFAGQTRISGVNAYPGKDTNVPVYILGSSLFGARLAAALGLPYSFASHFAPQALEDAVRIYRREFKPSDALAEPYVIAGVNAIVADTQEEADARALTANRRMAXALVAXGRTFTDAESDLLLESPAGQQVLNMRRYSAVGTKPVVRAYLEDFAALADADELIVASQITDRAAWIHNFELLAQAMEIAPAV from the coding sequence ATGACGCTTCCCATCTCCATCCTTGACCTGGCCCACATTGGCGATGACGGAATTGCCGCAAGTTTCCGCGCATCGGTGGAATTGGCGCAACAGGCTGAAGGGTGGGGATACACGCGCATCTGGTACGCAGAGCACCACAACATGCCCTCCATCGCCTCCTCGGCCACGAGCGTGTTGATTGCCCACGTGGCAGCGAACACCACCACGATCCGCCTGGGTTCCGGTGGGATCATGCTGCCCAACCACTCTCCACTGCAAATTGCCGAACAGTTTGGCACGCTGGAGACGCTGCACCCCGGGCGCATCGATCTGGGCCTGGGCCGGGCACCTGGCAGTGACCAAAACACCATGCGTGCCCTGCGCCGGGACCCGTCCGCTGCGGACACCTTCNCTNCCGATGTTCAAGAACTGCAGGCATATTTTGCTGGCCAAACCCGGATATCCGGTGTGAACGCCTATCCCGGCAAGGACACGAACGTGCCCGTGTACATTTTGGGCTCCTCGCTGTTTGGTGCCCGGCTGGCCGCGGCATTGGGGCTGCCGTACTCCTTTGCCTCGCATTTTGCCCCGCAGGCACTCGAGGATGCCGTGCGCATCTACCGCCGCGAGTTCAAGCCCTCCGACGCGCTGGCTGAGCCGTATGTGATTGCCGGGGTCAATGCCATTGTGGCCGATACCCAGGAGGAAGCCGACGCGCGGGCCCTGACAGCCAACCGCCGCATGGCGNGGGCTTTGGTGGCANCCGGACGGACGTTCACGGATGCCGAATCTGATCTGTTGCTTGAATCACCGGCTGGCCAGCAGGTGCTGAACATGCGCCGCTACTCGGCCGTGGGGACCAAGCCGGTGGTGCGCGCCTACCTCGAGGATTTTGCCGCCTTGGCTGATGCCGACGAGCTGATTGTGGCCTCCCAGATCACTGACAGGGCTGCCTGGATTCACAACTTTGAGCTGCTGGCGCAGGCCATGGAGATCGCCCCGGCCGTATGA